A genomic stretch from bacterium includes:
- a CDS encoding response regulator: MTGARILVVDDNRDLANGIAMVLGEAGLKAHVAYSAPSALELLEAGEFELVLSDIRMPSMSGLDLLKDIRARWPLTKVVLITAYGAIDTAVDAMKGGACDYLTKPFDNDALVDVVRRALASGVASGGTDTASVVGDVAAAISAEDLLPSLRSALAVLLEATGADDGEIFLCEPEGRDPLLAAWAGPDAIALADRTRFEPGVGYPGIVVATGKPLSTKGGLADDSRYLRRRVVDAGIRSFVAVPLPDTHGALGSIHLMSRRHDFPTEHVLELLTRAASPVSNVVRAGLAALRQSVDRVCGDTDESTGPPLRVLLESMRQVAGARNGSLFLIDPRTGYPDRVVSTGPASLSCGHAAENSWMGCPSILAAHGFVADSSRRTWPDRCRCGLPRRAATPCCLPLVAGGHVYGVVFLDFGRDGAENAIGRLVPLLTMAHQTAVRLQSHRAGHTPTVESNGFAAGAAAHPTPGLELRCLGSFTLALGGRPVPAEAFSRSKALALLKFLALKAGTPQHRDVLIEHLWPEVNPRHGINRLYGVIHDLRSVIEPRRARQEWLYVVNRGEFYYLNLDAPIDLDLVRFRKLSSRGLRAGFAATADVIDDLERAVELYRGDLFEDDPFSSWCEAERQKLKETHANMLDRLARLHAKRGAPEKALECLRLARHSSPFCENLLQAQMRLLSELGRPAEAMACYQDYRRLLMDDLDAEPTEDIRILYRRLMRTTQEQANRQGRPASRP, translated from the coding sequence ATGACAGGCGCGCGCATTCTCGTCGTGGACGATAATCGCGACCTGGCGAACGGAATCGCCATGGTGCTCGGCGAAGCCGGGCTCAAAGCCCACGTCGCGTATTCCGCCCCAAGCGCGCTTGAGCTCCTGGAAGCCGGCGAATTCGAACTGGTGTTGAGCGATATCCGCATGCCTTCCATGAGCGGCCTCGATTTGCTCAAGGACATCCGCGCGCGCTGGCCGTTGACGAAGGTCGTCCTGATCACGGCCTACGGCGCCATCGACACGGCCGTCGATGCGATGAAAGGCGGGGCGTGCGACTATCTGACCAAACCTTTCGACAACGACGCGCTCGTGGACGTCGTGCGGCGCGCCCTCGCAAGCGGCGTCGCCTCCGGCGGCACCGACACGGCCTCCGTCGTCGGCGACGTCGCGGCGGCCATTTCCGCCGAGGATCTCTTGCCCAGTTTAAGAAGCGCGCTTGCGGTGCTTCTCGAAGCCACCGGCGCGGACGATGGTGAGATATTCCTGTGCGAACCCGAAGGAAGGGATCCGCTGCTCGCCGCGTGGGCGGGACCGGACGCCATCGCGCTTGCGGATCGAACGCGCTTCGAACCCGGCGTCGGCTATCCGGGTATCGTCGTGGCGACGGGCAAACCGTTGTCCACCAAGGGCGGACTGGCGGACGATTCGCGATATCTAAGGCGGCGCGTCGTCGATGCCGGTATACGTTCGTTTGTGGCCGTTCCCCTTCCCGACACACACGGAGCCCTGGGCTCGATCCACCTGATGTCCCGGCGCCATGATTTTCCGACCGAACACGTGCTCGAGTTGCTGACGCGTGCCGCTTCGCCCGTCAGCAATGTGGTGCGCGCCGGACTCGCGGCATTGCGTCAGTCGGTCGACCGCGTTTGCGGCGACACCGACGAATCGACCGGCCCGCCGCTTCGCGTCCTTCTTGAATCCATGAGGCAGGTCGCGGGCGCCCGCAATGGATCGCTGTTTCTGATCGATCCGCGCACCGGATACCCGGACCGTGTCGTGTCCACCGGCCCGGCATCGCTGTCGTGCGGACACGCCGCGGAGAACTCCTGGATGGGCTGCCCTTCCATCCTGGCCGCGCACGGGTTCGTCGCGGACTCCAGCCGCCGTACCTGGCCCGACCGCTGCCGGTGCGGACTGCCGCGGCGTGCGGCGACGCCTTGTTGTCTTCCGCTCGTCGCGGGAGGGCACGTTTACGGCGTCGTCTTTCTTGATTTCGGAAGGGATGGAGCCGAAAACGCGATCGGCCGGCTCGTGCCGCTTTTGACGATGGCGCACCAGACCGCCGTCAGGCTGCAATCGCATCGCGCGGGGCACACGCCGACCGTGGAAAGTAACGGTTTCGCCGCCGGCGCCGCGGCGCACCCGACGCCGGGGCTCGAGTTACGTTGCCTTGGTTCCTTTACTCTTGCCCTTGGGGGCCGGCCGGTGCCGGCCGAGGCCTTTTCGCGAAGCAAGGCGCTCGCGTTGCTCAAGTTCCTTGCCTTAAAGGCCGGCACGCCGCAGCACCGCGACGTGCTCATCGAACACCTGTGGCCCGAGGTCAACCCCCGGCACGGGATCAACCGGCTGTATGGCGTCATCCACGACCTTCGCTCGGTGATCGAGCCGCGCCGGGCCCGGCAGGAATGGCTCTACGTCGTCAATCGGGGCGAATTTTATTATCTCAATCTGGATGCGCCGATCGACCTTGATCTCGTCCGTTTTCGCAAGTTGTCGTCGCGGGGGCTTCGGGCCGGTTTCGCGGCGACCGCGGACGTCATCGACGACCTCGAACGGGCCGTGGAGCTTTACCGGGGCGATCTGTTCGAGGACGATCCGTTTTCCTCCTGGTGCGAGGCGGAACGGCAGAAACTGAAGGAAACGCACGCGAACATGCTCGATCGGCTCGCGCGGCTTCACGCAAAACGGGGCGCGCCGGAAAAAGCGCTCGAATGCCTGCGCCTCGCGCGGCATTCGTCACCGTTTTGCGAGAACCTTTTGCAGGCGCAAATGCGTCTGCTTTCCGAATTGGGGCGACCCGCGGAAGCGATGGCGTGCTATCAGGATTACCGGCGGCTGCTGATGGACGATCTCGATGCCGAACCCACCGAGGATATCCGGATTCTCTATCGGCGCCTGATGAGAACGACGCAGGAACAGGCGAACCGGCAAGGGCGACCCGCGTCCCGGCCATGA